The proteins below are encoded in one region of Bacillus vallismortis:
- a CDS encoding AimR family lysis-lysogeny pheromone receptor, giving the protein MDLIRIAMKKDLENDNSLMNKWATVAGLKNPNPLYDFLNHNGKTFNEFSSIVNIVKSQYPDREYELMKDYCLNLDVKTKAARSALEYADANMFFEIEDALIESMISCSNMKSKEYGKVYKIHRELSNFDITEFEAVKRLGKLNIKTPEMNSFSRLLLLYHYLSTGNFSPMAQLIKQIDLSEISENMYIRNTYQTRVHVLMSNIKLNENSLEECREYSRMALESTNILRFQVFSYLTIGNSLLFSNYELAQENFLKGLSVSVQNENYNMIFQQALCFLNNVWRKENKWINFESESIMDLQEQAHCFINFNENSKAKKVLDKLYLLRHNDNELAMHHYLKGRLEQNKACFYSSIEYFKKSNDKFLIRLPLLELQKMGENQKLLDLLLL; this is encoded by the coding sequence ATGGATTTAATAAGGATAGCTATGAAGAAAGACTTGGAAAATGACAACTCTTTAATGAATAAATGGGCAACAGTAGCTGGCCTTAAAAACCCAAATCCTCTTTATGACTTCTTAAACCATAATGGGAAAACTTTTAATGAATTTTCTTCAATAGTCAACATTGTTAAGAGTCAGTATCCAGACCGTGAATATGAATTAATGAAAGATTACTGTTTAAACCTAGATGTTAAGACAAAAGCAGCAAGAAGTGCTTTGGAGTACGCCGATGCAAATATGTTTTTTGAAATAGAGGATGCTTTAATAGAATCAATGATTTCTTGTAGCAATATGAAAAGTAAAGAATATGGAAAAGTGTATAAAATACATAGAGAACTGTCTAACTTTGATATTACTGAATTTGAGGCAGTGAAAAGGCTCGGTAAATTAAATATTAAAACACCTGAAATGAATTCTTTCTCAAGACTCTTGCTGCTTTATCATTATTTAAGCACTGGTAACTTTTCTCCGATGGCCCAACTTATAAAACAAATTGACCTTAGTGAGATTTCTGAGAACATGTACATTAGAAATACATATCAAACAAGAGTTCATGTTCTAATGTCTAATATAAAGCTAAATGAAAATTCATTAGAGGAGTGCAGAGAGTACTCTAGAATGGCATTGGAAAGTACAAATATCCTGAGATTTCAGGTTTTCAGCTACTTAACAATTGGCAACTCTCTATTATTTTCGAATTATGAATTGGCTCAAGAAAACTTTTTAAAAGGGCTAAGCGTTTCTGTTCAAAATGAAAATTACAACATGATTTTCCAGCAGGCTTTGTGCTTCTTAAATAATGTATGGCGCAAAGAAAATAAGTGGATTAATTTTGAATCTGAGTCAATTATGGATTTGCAGGAGCAAGCTCATTGTTTTATCAACTTTAATGAAAATTCCAAAGCAAAAAAAGTTTTGGATAAATTATATCTTTTACGTCATAACGATAATGAGCTTGCAATGCATCATTATTTGAAAGGGAGACTCGAACAAAATAAAGCATGTTTCTATTCTTCAATCGAGTATTTTAAAAAGTCTAATGACAAATTCCTTATTAGACTGCCGTTGTTGGAACTGCAAAAAATGGGTGAAAATCAAAAACTTTTAGATTTACTTTTACTTTAA
- a CDS encoding DNA sulfur modification protein DndB, with the protein MTVIFDQSANEKLLSEMKDVISKNKHIRSFINDIQLEMAKNKITPGTTQKLIYDIENPEVEISKEYMYFLAKSLYSVLESERFNPRNYFTETDMKEIETLWEGSVEEDIKFPYTIKQVVKYSDDNYFFPITAKELFMLFENKLLHYNPNAQRTNKTKKLEGSDIEIPVPQLNKQSVEEIKELFLEGKLIKSVFTFNARVGSASSGEELIYDEDSMSLTVTEDTILDVLDGYHRLIGITMAIRQHPELDHLFEETFKVDIYNYTQKRAREHFGQQNTINPVKKSKVAEMSQNVYSNKIVKFIQDNSIIGDYVKTNGDWINQNQNLLITFSDFKKAIERSYSKKDFSTQADILKTARYLTSFFDALATQYVDEFLGDIAKERKRSFVNNYLFFNGYVVLAKKLQIDGVSLDDLESKITDVLSSINFSKKNKLWDELGVVDKNGNAKSPQKIWNFFNNLKIDE; encoded by the coding sequence ATGACAGTGATCTTTGATCAGTCTGCAAATGAGAAACTGCTTTCAGAAATGAAAGACGTTATCTCAAAAAATAAGCACATAAGATCTTTTATTAACGATATTCAATTAGAGATGGCTAAAAATAAAATTACCCCAGGAACAACGCAAAAATTAATTTACGATATAGAAAATCCAGAAGTCGAAATTTCTAAAGAGTATATGTACTTTTTAGCCAAGTCACTGTACTCAGTTCTTGAAAGTGAAAGGTTTAACCCACGAAATTACTTTACAGAAACGGATATGAAAGAAATTGAAACGTTATGGGAAGGATCTGTGGAGGAAGATATAAAATTTCCGTATACAATTAAACAAGTTGTAAAGTATTCTGATGATAATTATTTCTTCCCAATTACGGCTAAAGAGTTATTTATGTTATTTGAAAATAAATTATTGCACTATAATCCTAATGCTCAAAGAACAAACAAAACAAAAAAACTAGAGGGTTCTGATATTGAGATACCTGTACCGCAGCTCAATAAACAATCTGTTGAGGAAATAAAAGAACTGTTCTTAGAGGGGAAATTAATTAAATCAGTTTTTACCTTTAATGCACGTGTAGGAAGTGCAAGTAGTGGTGAAGAATTAATATATGATGAAGACAGTATGTCACTTACAGTGACTGAAGACACCATTTTAGACGTTTTAGACGGGTATCACCGGCTAATAGGTATTACTATGGCTATAAGACAGCATCCTGAGCTAGATCATTTGTTTGAAGAAACCTTTAAAGTGGACATTTATAATTACACTCAAAAAAGAGCGAGAGAGCATTTTGGTCAACAAAATACAATAAATCCAGTGAAAAAATCTAAAGTGGCTGAGATGAGCCAAAATGTTTATTCTAATAAAATAGTTAAGTTTATTCAGGATAATAGCATAATTGGTGATTATGTAAAGACAAATGGAGACTGGATAAATCAGAATCAGAACTTGCTTATAACTTTCTCTGACTTCAAAAAGGCAATTGAAAGAAGCTATTCTAAAAAAGATTTTTCTACTCAGGCAGACATATTAAAAACCGCAAGATACCTTACATCCTTTTTTGATGCGTTAGCTACACAATATGTGGATGAATTCTTAGGTGATATAGCAAAAGAAAGGAAGAGAAGTTTTGTAAACAACTACTTGTTCTTTAACGGATATGTTGTATTAGCTAAGAAGTTGCAAATAGATGGGGTAAGTCTGGATGATTTGGAAAGTAAGATTACTGATGTTTTAAGCTCTATAAACTTTAGTAAGAAGAATAAGTTGTGGGATGAATTAGGTGTAGTAGACAAGAATGGAAATGCTAAATCACCACAAAAGATATGGAATTTCTTTAACAATTTAAAAATAGATGAGTAA
- a CDS encoding tyrosine-type recombinase/integrase, producing MQNKVKQLKNYAVYDDIEGFLINKDIRSSSGNSNYMIPSSTIRVSNTRKNYEGDIKQFFSVIKGKDVKSLVPDDLVVSKSELSNYVKYLQEKGLVNNSINRKMTSLKMLYTYLEHDYKDYIDLSVFNTVERLKTVTKNWDKTTQTEAERIAQDMYINERQKPLMKKLFVKFAIRTSFRVSAILRVRWKDITLDESTGHYLVTVIDKGSQVVSTGINQVFYEELLQLKEEDVSETELVFQGLSEQSLRHSLKRSKKRLGIPPERELVLHSFKGVGIDYVYEDSGHDLLAAKEQGNHKNTLTTERYMSRKINIANSAGVTMDEKIDLNPLYEATEEDFISFFENTDLVTLKKFIKHVNERKTIISE from the coding sequence GTGCAAAATAAAGTAAAACAATTAAAAAATTATGCAGTTTACGATGATATCGAGGGCTTTTTAATCAATAAAGATATAAGAAGTAGCTCAGGGAATTCTAACTATATGATCCCTTCATCAACTATAAGAGTGTCTAACACCAGAAAGAATTATGAAGGGGATATTAAGCAGTTCTTTAGTGTGATTAAAGGGAAAGATGTCAAAAGTTTAGTTCCCGATGATTTAGTTGTAAGTAAAAGCGAATTAAGCAACTATGTTAAGTATCTGCAGGAAAAAGGATTAGTTAATAATAGTATTAACAGAAAAATGACCTCCCTGAAAATGCTCTATACATATTTAGAGCATGATTATAAAGACTATATTGACTTGTCTGTGTTTAACACTGTTGAAAGACTTAAAACAGTAACTAAAAACTGGGATAAAACAACACAAACAGAAGCGGAAAGAATTGCCCAGGATATGTATATAAATGAAAGGCAAAAGCCTTTAATGAAAAAGCTGTTTGTTAAATTCGCCATCAGAACATCTTTTCGTGTAAGTGCCATTTTGCGTGTAAGATGGAAAGACATAACACTAGATGAAAGTACAGGCCATTATTTAGTAACAGTTATTGATAAAGGATCTCAGGTTGTGTCTACAGGCATTAACCAGGTATTTTATGAGGAATTGTTGCAGCTGAAGGAAGAGGATGTCAGCGAAACTGAATTGGTTTTTCAGGGACTTTCGGAACAATCTTTGCGACACTCATTGAAAAGGTCGAAAAAAAGGTTAGGTATACCTCCTGAAAGAGAATTAGTCTTACACTCATTTAAGGGTGTAGGAATTGACTATGTCTATGAGGATTCTGGACATGATTTACTTGCAGCAAAAGAACAAGGAAATCATAAAAACACATTAACAACAGAGAGATACATGAGCAGAAAGATTAACATAGCGAACTCTGCTGGTGTAACAATGGATGAAAAAATCGACTTAAATCCACTATATGAAGCAACTGAAGAGGATTTTATTAGCTTTTTTGAAAACACTGATCTTGTTACATTAAAAAAATTTATAAAGCATGTAAATGAGCGAAAAACAATTATTTCGGAATGA
- a CDS encoding UPF0489 family protein produces the protein MIEKMLHDNLRICFPNKKIFISRDHNFAFAAWEIGRLRGYIQPGASLIHIDSHLDYCDNPIDVSNIKEESQAVEIANQLDIVEFIIPAQKNGTLKGCFTISDDTVYIEQSEIFQRAYTYNHYEQILRENWYKETEGTSLILDLDLDYFNKNYLDYNSNALLLSKEAIRTQLLNMKEKMWNWDMITVALSPEFCGGEKECEYLLNLFLDVFDLKLEDGELW, from the coding sequence ATGATTGAAAAAATGTTGCATGATAATTTACGTATTTGTTTTCCAAACAAAAAAATTTTTATTTCTAGAGACCATAATTTCGCTTTTGCAGCTTGGGAAATAGGAAGATTAAGGGGATACATACAACCTGGGGCATCCCTAATTCATATTGATTCGCATTTAGATTATTGTGACAATCCAATAGATGTTTCGAATATAAAAGAGGAAAGTCAGGCAGTTGAAATCGCTAACCAATTAGATATTGTAGAATTTATAATACCAGCACAAAAAAATGGCACATTAAAGGGTTGTTTTACTATTAGCGATGATACGGTATATATTGAACAATCTGAAATTTTTCAAAGAGCATATACATACAATCATTATGAACAAATTTTGAGAGAAAATTGGTACAAGGAAACAGAAGGTACAAGTTTGATTCTTGATTTGGACTTAGATTATTTTAATAAAAACTACTTAGATTATAACTCTAATGCTTTGTTATTATCTAAAGAAGCCATAAGGACTCAATTATTAAACATGAAAGAGAAAATGTGGAATTGGGACATGATAACTGTAGCTTTATCACCAGAATTTTGTGGTGGTGAAAAGGAGTGTGAATATTTACTAAACCTCTTTTTAGATGTGTTCGATTTAAAACTTGAAGATGGAGAGCTATGGTGA
- the aimP gene encoding lysogeny pheromone peptide AimP, with protein sequence MKKLIMALVILGALGTSYISADSSNQQASGDYEVAGMPRGA encoded by the coding sequence ATGAAAAAACTTATTATGGCTTTAGTTATCTTGGGCGCACTGGGCACTTCTTACATAAGCGCAGATTCTTCAAACCAACAAGCTTCAGGTGATTATGAAGTAGCTGGAATGCCACGTGGAGCATAA
- a CDS encoding DNA-binding protein, whose amino-acid sequence MWIGIGLAALGYFINDGLKNFKNPKGSYSDYPTLIKESDLHYHLGLSKAEVKELLEKFPGAPKVELKGTVYYPYQQFLQWMSSLDYTNS is encoded by the coding sequence ATGTGGATAGGAATTGGCTTAGCTGCGTTAGGCTATTTTATTAACGATGGTTTGAAAAACTTCAAAAATCCTAAAGGAAGTTATTCAGACTATCCAACTTTAATTAAGGAGTCTGATTTGCATTACCACCTTGGTTTAAGTAAAGCGGAGGTTAAAGAGTTACTGGAAAAATTCCCTGGTGCTCCAAAGGTAGAATTGAAAGGAACAGTCTATTATCCTTATCAGCAATTTTTGCAGTGGATGTCATCGCTTGATTATACAAATAGTTGA
- a CDS encoding helix-turn-helix domain-containing protein — protein MSERIKQLMVKRGITIEELSRETMINIQSLNKIIEMPDESDVTAIKLIALVLNVSIDELLEGKGGEDCAK, from the coding sequence ATGTCAGAGCGAATAAAACAGCTAATGGTCAAACGTGGCATCACAATAGAGGAATTATCGAGGGAGACAATGATTAATATTCAGAGTTTAAACAAAATCATTGAAATGCCAGATGAATCAGATGTTACAGCCATAAAGCTTATCGCTCTGGTGTTGAATGTCTCTATTGATGAATTATTAGAGGGGAAAGGAGGAGAAGATTGTGCAAAATAA